A genome region from Deltaproteobacteria bacterium includes the following:
- the tilS gene encoding tRNA lysidine(34) synthetase TilS: MGADASEAHRRGRRSPARPALLRRLDAALGPLDVAGRAVAVACSGGVDSTALVVALVERARRHRLRVSIAHVNHSLRGVEADVDEAAVAALAEKLGVPFASARVEPRAARAQAVSSRARPTVQEAARRLRERALRRLAGELGAGRIATAHTADDQAETVLLRLLRGVGPAGLGGIAPRSEDGVFVRPLLRASRAEVLAYAAARDLVWREDPSNADRHYARSRLRHDWLPGLRAAFNPGLLRALGDLAEAAREEAGWIDALVAEEAGRRFRPVPGGDGGEAGLRIEAHGWERDRTPDAFARRLLRRALHQLGGGRDVSRVHLDRALAFLREARPGACLELPAALRLLRDARGFRLGRFGLRPVGPC, encoded by the coding sequence GTGGGCGCGGACGCGAGCGAGGCGCACAGGCGCGGGCGGCGCAGCCCAGCCCGGCCCGCGCTCCTGCGCCGGCTCGACGCCGCGCTCGGCCCGCTCGACGTGGCCGGCCGTGCGGTCGCGGTCGCCTGTTCGGGCGGGGTGGACTCGACGGCGCTGGTGGTCGCCCTCGTCGAGCGCGCCCGGCGCCACCGCCTGCGCGTCTCGATCGCGCACGTGAACCACTCGCTGCGCGGGGTCGAGGCCGACGTCGACGAGGCGGCGGTGGCCGCGCTCGCGGAGAAGCTCGGCGTGCCGTTCGCGTCGGCGCGGGTCGAGCCGCGTGCGGCCCGCGCGCAAGCGGTCTCGAGCCGCGCGCGGCCGACCGTCCAGGAGGCGGCCCGCCGCCTGCGCGAGCGCGCGCTGCGCCGCCTCGCGGGCGAGCTCGGCGCCGGGCGGATCGCCACCGCCCACACCGCGGACGACCAGGCCGAGACCGTCCTGCTGCGGCTGCTGCGGGGGGTCGGGCCGGCGGGGCTCGGCGGGATCGCGCCGCGCAGCGAGGACGGCGTCTTCGTGCGTCCGCTCCTGCGGGCGAGCCGCGCCGAGGTGCTCGCCTACGCCGCCGCTCGTGATCTCGTCTGGCGCGAGGATCCGAGCAACGCGGACCGGCACTATGCCCGCAGCCGCCTGCGCCACGACTGGCTGCCGGGCCTGCGCGCGGCCTTCAACCCGGGCCTGCTCAGGGCGCTCGGCGATCTGGCCGAAGCAGCGAGGGAGGAAGCCGGCTGGATCGACGCCCTCGTGGCGGAGGAGGCCGGGCGCCGCTTCCGCCCGGTCCCGGGCGGCGACGGCGGGGAGGCGGGCTTGCGGATCGAGGCGCACGGCTGGGAGCGCGATCGCACCCCCGACGCGTTCGCGCGGCGGCTGCTGCGCCGCGCGCTCCACCAGCTCGGCGGCGGCCGCGACGTGAGCCGCGTCCACCTGGATCGCGCCCTGGCCTTCCTGCGCGAGGCCCGGCCCGGCGCGTGTCTCGAGCTTCCTGCGGCGCTTCGCCTGCTCCGCGACGCGCGGGGGTTCCGCCTCGGCCGCTTCGGCTTGCGCCCGGTGGGCCCATGCTAA